One Watersipora subatra chromosome 4, tzWatSuba1.1, whole genome shotgun sequence genomic window carries:
- the LOC137395178 gene encoding xylose isomerase-like produces the protein MESPSSKRPKRGSIAIPTDENSLASAVFFPDVSKISYKPQAAAAETMVFKHYNADEVINGKTMAEWLRFSVCYWHTFRGQGADPFGLPTISRPWDDGSDSLFNAKRRMHAAFEFMSKLGVKYWSFHDRDIAPEGSSLEATNKNLDELVDLAEELMARYNIKLLWNTCNLFAHPRYMNGALTNPDAHVFAYAAAQVKKGLDVAKRLGAKNFVFWGGREGYSTLLNTDIRKELDHMANFFKMVISYKTQIGFDGQLLIEPKAKEPTRHQYDYDAMTVIAFLKTYNLEKHFKINVEPNHTTLAGHPFEHDIAFAAAYNMLGSIDSNTGSADMGWDTDQFPMDIRATTAVMQTVLDMKGIAPGGLNFDAKVRRESIAINDMFIAHIGAMDAFARGLRNAARMQHEAVLSKAKAERYNSFKSGIGAKIEAGTTSLEELADYVTKTGEPEQRSAAQEHYEGVFNYYI, from the exons ATGGAAAGTCCTAGTAGTAAGAGACCTAAAAGAGGGTCTATTGCTATACCTACTGACGAAAACTCTTTAGCGTCTGCTGTGTTCTTTCCTG ATGTTTCCAAGATTAGTTACAAGCCTCAGGCGGCTGCCGCTGAGACTATGGTCTTTAAACACTACAACGCAGATGAG GTGATAAATGGCAAAACGATGGCTGAATGGCTAAGGTTTAGCGTCTGCTACTGGCACACATTCAGGGGCCAGG GAGCTGACCCTTTTGGGCTTCCGACTATCTCACGGCCTTGGGATGATGGCTCCGACTCTTTGTTCAATGCCAAAAGGAGGATGCACGCTGCCTTTGAGTTTATGAGTAAGCTAGGAGTGAAGTACTGGTCCTTCCATGACAG AGATATTGCTCCAGAGGGCTCCAGCCTTGAGGCCACCAACAAAAACTTAGATGAATTAGTAGATCTTGCTGAAGAGCTGATGGCCAGATACAACATAAAGTTGTTATGGAATACGTGTAACCTGTTTGCTCACCCAAG GTACATGAATGGTGCTTTGACAAATCCTGATGCGCATGTATTTGCTTATGCTGCTGCGCAGGTAAAGAAAGGCCTTGATGTAGCAAAGCGGCTAGGAGCAAAGAACTTTG TGTTTTGGGGAGGTAGGGAGGGCTACAGCACCCTCCTCAATACTGATATAAGGAAGGAGCTGGATCACATGGCTAACTTCTTCAAGATGGTTATTA GTTACAAGACCCAGATTGGCTTCGATGGGCAGCTGCTTATTGAGCCCAAAGCGAAGGAACCTACTAGACATCAGTATGATTATG ATGCCATGACTGTTATTGCTTTTCTCAAAACCTACAACCTGGAAAAACACTTTAAG ATTAACGTGGAGCCAAATCACACAACCTTGGCAGGACATCCATTTGAGCACGACATCGCCTTTGCTGCTGC ATACAACATGCTTGGTTCTATCGATTCTAACACTGGCTCAGCTGATATGGGCTGGGATACTGACCAGTTTCCCATGGACATCCGAGCTACAACCGCAGTCATGCAG aCTGTCCTGGACATGAAAGGAATTGCTCCCGGAGGTCTGAACTTTGATGCAAAAGTGAGGCGCGAGTCAATAGCTATCAATGACATGTTCATAGCTCATATAG GTGCTATGGATGCATTTGCTCGGGGACTCCGCAATGCTGCTCGAATGCAGCATGAGGCTGTGCTGAGCAAAGCTAAGGCAGAGAGGTACAACTCCTTCAAGTCAGGAATTGGTGCCAAGATAGAG